A section of the Nostoc sp. 'Peltigera membranacea cyanobiont' N6 genome encodes:
- a CDS encoding bifunctional DNA primase/polymerase encodes MTYQEDLASSRSSLSLNSFSNSENGSHPSITGSTAVPSISAKFNPFKRIANAEEIAKGVESIPSHWSLTTVQVKAALRDGWQIEEFIPQSEIARLILHGDDAISKKTGKPYHRYWSGFAARLGEASQGLIDIDVDGYSAHPLLERLSNGDLPNTVSSTSGKPGRYHLFYQIPDDVREKLKEFTRWVDTEFEGLKTAVDADGKPTELLEFRYNRLQTVLPPSFHPTTGSNKWINSPETTEVAIAPKWLCDYIISRHELQKLEAKERTDRAITLKAERKDYSNGNDLVSFLNDEVLQRLSPEQIFNWQGHDFRQFGSTLKGNPPWRDSASGTSFHVWIDNQGLPAWQDKGTGEGGNAVQYRHKLNGGVGTPKGKEWFDIAKQLTDEAGLQLPKRDFKPVESNLEPEIKAEYKKTDYELKVESEQKRLNTLTIKEHWEQLKYEGRFLNENLLEKIPYSGITLLPLPMGVGKSTFVNKIIKKYPDRRVLSITPTTALGRGQADNWGLTLREDAQAQGVSSGLILANTERLVLCYPSLHKLSGTEGDERFSNIDNKGLILILDEAEEGLGFLMQSSITNQQGKRAYNIAALKDLLKNAKEQGILVIVADANLKNPAVDYLTKILPDLPVTVITSDYKPERGTATYYDTEKSVFENALKEAVERGERVIIPCDSQEHGEALDKKLTAMGHKVVRCDRTTASGEDMKAFIADPDKFIAEVQPQVVIYSPTLGSGASIQASQEYAEYFQKLKQLQTEEVTEDLAQISENWERLTPYFNQRFAYNYHLIPPLFRQLIGRYRHPIPTSYWCGKDLPITGCKSPLPSEQLRQVLAHEEGLKEVWKLAQKEVNTDDSLDILKTMNRIMTEAYMGKNPELVLWAEQRARECFFHVNRWEKLIDELKNDGYTVKVVSEELEEGEQLEDSEFGDEVKEIKEEARKELAASVVTAPIIPEEDYKFLDSKPSLSPEERVYVDRYRFEQQLPGLLDDLGDNAANFYYHAKLKDKLHWINALRLFHSYTNQDALRENDLKSFDFAVQRFEKSGVAALQDNRKLKTGFFDFIRDCGLMDAKNGVDLNDLSKEYTAESFTNLLSNFRGKYKTKVKTYFDAVPLKKENEEKAIPWINKRLAGFALRLKLSRKDSDDVRHYKLVSEIPEWADESIQNKIFNILDTKIDSNVDTESVIATAVNPGDNIQPLLVTAGDFEHTTNIEEISLVVHSDTPKATVFDKAKEIMLATFSPHVIAIAKQIKEFGQASAKALEQLTEIDLLAIQEVVMGSKNYIDADDLPEDYEF; translated from the coding sequence ATGACATATCAGGAAGACTTAGCAAGCTCAAGATCGAGTTTAAGTTTAAATAGTTTTTCAAATAGTGAGAATGGTTCTCACCCTAGTATAACAGGTAGTACCGCAGTTCCGTCAATATCTGCAAAATTTAATCCTTTCAAGCGTATCGCCAACGCCGAAGAGATTGCCAAAGGAGTAGAAAGCATTCCTTCTCATTGGTCACTTACAACCGTTCAGGTAAAAGCAGCACTACGTGACGGCTGGCAGATAGAAGAATTTATCCCACAGAGCGAGATCGCACGGTTGATATTGCACGGTGACGATGCAATCAGCAAGAAAACAGGTAAGCCTTATCATCGTTATTGGTCTGGGTTCGCTGCAAGACTTGGTGAAGCTTCACAAGGGCTAATTGATATAGACGTTGACGGCTACAGCGCACATCCGCTTCTAGAGAGACTAAGCAATGGTGATTTACCTAATACTGTTAGTTCCACAAGTGGAAAGCCAGGTAGATACCACTTGTTTTATCAAATCCCTGATGATGTCAGAGAGAAGCTAAAAGAATTTACTCGTTGGGTGGACACGGAATTTGAAGGTTTAAAAACGGCTGTAGATGCCGATGGCAAACCAACTGAGTTGCTTGAGTTCAGATACAACCGCTTACAAACGGTTCTTCCTCCATCTTTTCACCCTACTACTGGTAGTAACAAGTGGATTAACTCGCCAGAAACTACAGAAGTAGCGATCGCCCCAAAATGGTTGTGTGATTATATAATTTCTCGGCATGAACTACAGAAATTAGAAGCAAAAGAGCGTACCGACCGCGCAATAACTTTAAAAGCTGAAAGAAAAGACTATAGCAACGGTAACGACTTGGTAAGCTTCTTAAATGATGAAGTATTACAGCGTCTTTCGCCAGAGCAGATATTCAATTGGCAAGGACATGATTTTAGGCAATTCGGATCAACTTTAAAAGGTAATCCGCCCTGGCGTGATTCAGCAAGTGGCACTAGTTTTCATGTTTGGATTGACAATCAAGGATTACCAGCTTGGCAAGATAAAGGCACGGGTGAAGGTGGTAATGCTGTCCAATATCGTCACAAGCTTAATGGTGGTGTAGGTACTCCAAAGGGTAAAGAGTGGTTTGATATTGCCAAACAGTTGACTGATGAAGCAGGGTTACAACTACCTAAAAGAGATTTCAAGCCTGTTGAATCAAATCTTGAACCAGAAATTAAAGCAGAATACAAAAAAACAGATTACGAGCTTAAAGTTGAAAGCGAACAAAAACGCCTTAACACCTTAACTATTAAGGAACACTGGGAGCAATTAAAATATGAAGGTAGATTTTTAAATGAGAATCTACTTGAAAAAATCCCCTACTCTGGAATTACTTTGTTACCTTTACCGATGGGTGTTGGTAAGTCTACCTTTGTAAACAAGATAATAAAGAAGTATCCAGATAGAAGAGTTCTTTCTATCACTCCGACAACCGCACTAGGCAGGGGACAAGCTGACAACTGGGGACTTACATTGAGAGAAGATGCACAAGCTCAAGGTGTCTCTAGTGGCTTAATACTTGCTAATACAGAAAGGCTAGTCTTATGTTATCCATCCTTACACAAGCTTTCAGGTACAGAAGGGGATGAAAGATTTAGCAACATTGACAACAAAGGGCTGATCCTAATTTTAGATGAAGCCGAAGAAGGATTAGGCTTTTTAATGCAATCTTCAATCACCAATCAGCAAGGTAAGAGGGCTTATAATATTGCGGCGTTGAAAGATTTACTTAAAAATGCTAAAGAGCAGGGAATTTTGGTAATAGTTGCCGATGCTAACTTAAAAAATCCTGCGGTTGATTATCTAACAAAGATACTGCCAGATTTACCCGTAACTGTAATCACATCTGATTACAAACCTGAGAGGGGTACAGCAACTTACTACGATACCGAAAAATCGGTGTTTGAGAACGCTTTAAAAGAAGCGGTTGAGCGCGGTGAAAGAGTAATAATTCCTTGTGATAGCCAGGAACACGGTGAGGCACTAGATAAGAAACTCACAGCAATGGGTCACAAGGTTGTGAGGTGCGATCGCACTACTGCTAGTGGTGAAGATATGAAAGCTTTCATCGCAGACCCTGACAAATTTATTGCTGAGGTACAACCGCAAGTAGTAATTTATTCCCCTACTTTGGGAAGTGGAGCATCTATTCAAGCATCCCAAGAATATGCTGAATATTTCCAAAAGTTGAAACAGCTACAGACTGAAGAAGTTACAGAAGATTTAGCACAGATTTCCGAAAACTGGGAAAGATTAACACCATACTTTAACCAGCGCTTTGCCTACAACTATCATCTAATACCACCACTGTTTAGGCAGTTGATAGGGCGTTATAGGCATCCTATTCCTACTAGCTACTGGTGTGGTAAAGATTTACCCATTACAGGCTGTAAATCGCCTTTACCTAGTGAGCAGTTGAGGCAAGTATTAGCGCATGAGGAAGGGTTGAAGGAAGTGTGGAAATTGGCACAGAAAGAGGTAAACACAGATGATTCCCTTGACATCCTTAAGACTATGAATCGAATCATGACTGAAGCCTATATGGGTAAAAATCCAGAACTTGTTTTATGGGCGGAACAAAGAGCGCGGGAATGCTTTTTTCATGTCAACAGATGGGAAAAATTGATAGATGAGCTAAAAAACGATGGTTACACTGTCAAAGTTGTTTCGGAGGAATTAGAAGAAGGAGAACAATTAGAGGATTCAGAGTTTGGTGATGAAGTGAAAGAAATAAAGGAAGAAGCTAGAAAAGAGCTTGCTGCATCTGTAGTAACCGCACCAATAATTCCTGAAGAAGATTATAAATTTTTAGATAGTAAACCTTCTCTATCACCAGAAGAAAGGGTTTATGTAGACCGCTATCGCTTCGAGCAGCAATTACCAGGGCTACTGGATGACTTAGGCGACAATGCGGCTAATTTCTATTACCACGCTAAATTGAAAGACAAATTGCACTGGATAAACGCTCTTAGATTGTTCCACTCATACACAAACCAAGATGCTCTCAGAGAAAATGATTTAAAATCCTTTGATTTCGCAGTCCAACGCTTTGAAAAATCTGGTGTAGCAGCTTTACAAGATAACAGGAAACTGAAAACAGGATTCTTTGATTTTATTAGGGATTGCGGGTTAATGGATGCTAAGAACGGAGTTGATCTAAATGATTTGAGTAAGGAATATACGGCAGAATCATTTACTAATCTCCTCAGTAACTTTAGAGGCAAGTATAAAACGAAGGTCAAAACATATTTTGATGCTGTTCCTCTCAAGAAAGAGAATGAGGAAAAGGCTATTCCCTGGATAAATAAACGCCTAGCAGGTTTTGCGCTTAGATTGAAGCTATCTAGAAAAGATTCTGACGATGTAAGACACTACAAACTGGTTTCAGAAATACCCGAATGGGCTGATGAAAGCATTCAAAATAAAATCTTTAACATCTTAGATACCAAAATTGACTCTAATGTAGACACAGAAAGCGTTATAGCTACGGCAGTAAATCCCGGTGATAATATACAACCACTTCTGGTTACTGCCGGAGATTTTGAGCATACTACAAACATTGAAGAAATTAGTCTTGTAGTACATTCAGATACTCCAAAGGCTACAGTATTTGATAAAGCTAAGGAAATCATGCTTGCAACTTTCTCGCCTCATGTAATAGCGATCGCCAAACAAATTAAAGAATTTGGTCAAGCATCGGCTAAGGCATTAGAACAGTTAACAGAAATTGATTTATTAGCCATACAAGAAGTGGTTATGGGGAGCAAAAATTATATAGATGCCGATGATCTACCAGAAGATTATGAATTCTAA
- a CDS encoding IS1634 family transposase encodes MDYQKEEFESKNLDHLGIVAGIIDDIGIVEKINDIFLIDKREKINTGEVVKAIILNGLGFVSKPLYLFSQFFEDKAIEHLLGEGIKPEDLNDDKLGRVMDKIYRYGLTKLFLIIALEVVKKYKISTKYSHLDSTSLHLHGEYNNRLDNQEKELEIISYNPIVITQGYSRDHRPDLKQCILDLIVSSDGDIPLFFRGGSGNESDKAVFGKILVEYSKQIDFESIMVADSALYSENNLKLMENIKWISRVPLSIKKAKNLVKAFLSAELNKSEVKGYSYQEEKMTYGGIEQRWLLVESEDRKKADLKKLTQKIKSEFLKTGKQIAKLAAYEFEQPSLAISKIKELESQLKYHKISEVKILEKEIKDKKVIYKVVGELIENQELITENQNSCGRFILATNILDTTELSASEILRIYKQQQSSERGFRFIKDPLFFADSLFVKNPERVETMMMLMGLCLLVYNLGQRQLRSSLKTEKATVKNQLNKPTERPTLRWIFQCFQGVHILITQGISLILNLTEERCQILQFLPDSCQKYYSLA; translated from the coding sequence ATGGATTACCAAAAAGAAGAGTTTGAGAGTAAAAACTTGGATCACTTGGGAATAGTAGCAGGAATAATTGATGATATAGGAATCGTAGAAAAAATCAATGATATATTTTTAATTGATAAGAGAGAAAAAATCAATACAGGAGAAGTAGTCAAAGCAATCATTCTTAATGGGCTTGGTTTTGTCTCAAAACCATTATATTTATTTTCTCAATTTTTTGAAGATAAAGCTATAGAACATTTATTAGGAGAAGGAATTAAACCAGAAGATTTAAACGATGATAAATTGGGAAGAGTTATGGATAAGATATACAGATATGGACTGACTAAATTATTTTTAATAATTGCCTTAGAAGTAGTCAAAAAATATAAAATATCGACTAAATATTCTCACTTAGATTCAACTTCCTTGCATTTGCATGGAGAATACAATAATCGCCTAGATAATCAGGAAAAAGAATTAGAAATAATTTCATATAATCCGATTGTAATCACACAGGGATATTCTCGTGACCACAGACCAGATTTAAAGCAATGTATCTTAGATTTAATAGTAAGTAGTGATGGAGATATTCCATTGTTTTTTAGGGGAGGGTCGGGAAATGAATCAGATAAAGCTGTTTTTGGCAAAATTTTAGTAGAGTATTCTAAACAAATAGATTTTGAAAGCATCATGGTAGCTGATAGTGCTTTATATAGCGAGAATAATTTGAAATTAATGGAGAACATAAAATGGATAAGTCGAGTACCATTATCCATTAAAAAAGCTAAAAACTTGGTAAAAGCATTCTTGAGTGCAGAACTAAATAAAAGTGAAGTAAAAGGATATAGCTATCAAGAAGAAAAAATGACTTATGGGGGAATAGAACAAAGATGGTTATTAGTAGAAAGTGAAGACAGAAAAAAAGCAGACCTGAAGAAATTAACACAGAAAATCAAGTCAGAATTCCTAAAAACTGGAAAACAAATAGCTAAGTTAGCTGCATATGAATTTGAACAGCCATCTTTAGCGATATCTAAAATTAAAGAACTTGAGTCCCAACTAAAATATCATAAAATCTCGGAAGTCAAAATTCTTGAGAAGGAAATTAAAGATAAAAAAGTAATTTATAAAGTTGTAGGTGAATTGATAGAAAATCAGGAATTAATTACGGAAAATCAAAATTCTTGTGGGAGATTTATTTTAGCAACTAATATTTTGGATACAACAGAGTTATCAGCCTCAGAAATACTGAGAATATATAAACAACAGCAATCCTCAGAACGAGGATTTAGATTTATTAAAGATCCTTTATTTTTTGCCGATAGTCTTTTTGTGAAAAATCCCGAACGAGTAGAGACAATGATGATGTTAATGGGATTGTGTCTTTTGGTTTATAATTTAGGACAAAGACAACTAAGAAGCTCTTTAAAAACCGAAAAAGCTACAGTTAAAAATCAATTGAATAAACCAACTGAACGTCCTACATTGCGCTGGATATTTCAATGTTTTCAAGGAGTTCACATTCTGATTACACAAGGAATTTCGCTAATTCTTAACTTAACAGAAGAACGTTGTCAAATCTTGCAGTTCCTTCCTGATTCTTGTCAAAAATATTATTCTTTAGCTTAA
- a CDS encoding protelomerase family protein — translation MEIDPDTYLEVTEKLLGSEDVHELAVGLIAATGRRPHEILARGKFTPVEGQSYQAMFEGQGKKRGEKPVFMVHTLFPASYIIERFNHLRKEPSTKSLLKEVSNEFPTDIAAQNKAIEDRRGNSLRRVVQEYFGGKGDKEPLLNFRHDKEQNNCSALRAACACLITERDCEGSIGSKMHFAGCFLGHITPGEKISDRDLQHLLTTLGYSDYYTTKPVGYPDAPEKEKLSNVRVSSSDLEAIRHLQEQLGASNQQSVINQLIESFNNRLDTAKQLQSAGQKIAQLEAQVKQLQETNNQLEQANNQLQEENKMINVTKADVSIAQDNQPLVNVDDLQGMIQKMVDEAVAKALQGKTTVTTTAIPAKVAPIKEEIDWQAKTDTEVWGSKTASAALEKIRRSYQAICLYNDNVATGDGDRLAITNQALRDLSGCNGLLVRDWIEAHKDEIISHNAKFGMENKKDPSNPASYANKGKDTDKILLLINEEFLSGEAFKAGRN, via the coding sequence ATTGAGATTGATCCAGATACCTATTTAGAAGTTACGGAAAAACTTTTAGGTAGTGAAGATGTTCACGAGTTAGCCGTGGGCTTGATAGCTGCTACAGGTAGAAGACCTCATGAGATTTTAGCCAGAGGAAAATTTACTCCTGTGGAAGGTCAAAGCTATCAAGCCATGTTTGAGGGTCAAGGCAAGAAACGCGGTGAAAAACCAGTGTTTATGGTTCATACTTTGTTCCCTGCTAGTTACATCATTGAGCGCTTTAACCACTTAAGAAAAGAACCATCTACTAAATCACTTTTAAAAGAAGTCTCTAACGAATTTCCTACTGATATAGCAGCACAGAATAAAGCAATTGAAGACAGACGCGGTAATTCATTACGTCGGGTAGTTCAAGAATATTTTGGTGGTAAAGGTGACAAAGAGCCGCTTTTAAACTTCCGTCATGATAAAGAGCAAAATAATTGCAGTGCCTTACGCGCTGCTTGTGCTTGCTTAATTACAGAGCGTGATTGTGAAGGTTCAATAGGTTCAAAAATGCACTTTGCAGGTTGCTTTTTAGGGCATATTACCCCAGGTGAAAAAATCAGCGATAGAGACTTACAACATCTTTTAACTACCCTTGGTTATTCAGACTATTACACTACAAAACCTGTAGGTTATCCCGATGCACCAGAGAAAGAAAAACTTTCAAATGTTCGGGTTAGTTCCTCAGACTTAGAAGCTATTCGACACTTGCAAGAGCAATTAGGAGCGTCTAACCAGCAATCAGTTATCAACCAACTAATTGAGTCATTTAATAACCGTTTAGACACTGCAAAGCAATTACAGTCAGCAGGTCAAAAAATAGCCCAATTAGAAGCACAAGTTAAACAGTTACAAGAAACTAATAACCAGTTAGAGCAAGCCAATAACCAATTACAGGAAGAGAACAAAATGATAAACGTAACTAAGGCAGATGTTTCAATCGCACAAGATAACCAGCCTCTTGTTAATGTAGATGACCTACAAGGCATGATTCAAAAGATGGTAGATGAAGCAGTAGCAAAAGCCTTGCAAGGTAAAACAACAGTTACTACTACTGCTATACCTGCCAAAGTTGCACCCATCAAAGAAGAGATTGACTGGCAAGCTAAGACCGATACTGAAGTTTGGGGAAGTAAAACAGCGTCAGCAGCTTTAGAAAAAATTCGTAGGTCTTATCAGGCTATCTGTTTATACAACGATAATGTAGCGACTGGGGACGGCGATCGCCTTGCAATTACTAATCAAGCACTCAGGGATTTATCAGGCTGTAACGGCTTACTAGTGCGTGATTGGATTGAAGCCCATAAGGATGAAATAATCAGCCATAATGCTAAATTCGGCATGGAAAACAAGAAAGACCCCAGTAACCCTGCCAGCTATGCCAACAAAGGAAAGGACACAGATAAAATTCTCTTGCTGATAAACGAAGAATTCTTAAGCGGTGAAGCCTTCAAAGCAGGGAGAAACTAA